Below is a window of Leuconostoc gasicomitatum LMG 18811 DNA.
TAACCAATCCTTTAAATCGTTTGTATCCTGCAGCAATCGCACTAAAAATAGCCGTTCTTTCTGCACAATTTGTTAAGCCAAACGATACATTTTCAATATTAACACCTTTAAATATTGTATCATTGTCTGTTAATAACGCTGCACCCACCGGAAAATGTGAATAAGGTGTATACGTTTGATTAAGTGCCTCAAGTGCCACTTTAACTAACTGTTGTGGCGCCGTTGTCATTTTTATTTCTACTTGCTCATTATTCATGATCACGCCATCCTATTCATCAGATCTTTTGACTCAGTAGTATACACTATTTATTACTTATTATAAAACAATAATAACCGTATTACTTACTTGATTAATAATGATTCCAATTGATTCAATCGTGTCTCAAACACATCGAATGCCTGCTTTAAATAATCTGCTTGACTCATATCCACGCCAGCTTTCAAAATCACATTCAACGGATAGTCCGATGAACCAGCTTTTAAGTATGCCTTATAATCTTCTGCGCCATCATTTTTAATGATACGTTCTGCTAATGTGGTTGCTGCCGCTTCACCTGTTGCGTATTGGTAAACATAGTAATTATAATAAAAATGTGGTATTCGTGTCCATTCATATGCAATTTCTTCATCTGGAAACAAATCTGGTCCATAATATTTTTGGTTAAGTTCACTATAATATGTGCTCATTTGGTCAGCAGTCAAAGCGACACCCGCTGCACTTTGCTCATGAATCCAATTTTCAAATTCCGCAAACTGCGTCTGACGAAAGACAGTCCCTTTAAAACCATCAAGATATTGATTCAAAACATACGCTTGGAATTTAGGATCACTATTTGTTTTTAGTAAATAATTTGTTAGTAAACTTTCATTAGTTGTCGAAGCAATTTCTGCTAAGAAAATTGGATAGTCACCATAATGATAGTCCTGATTATGTCGTGTTAAATAAGAATGAACAGAATGACCCATTTCATGAGCCAATGTATAAACATTGTTCAAATTATTTTGCCAGTTTAACAAAATAAAAGGATTTGTATCATAAGTACCACTCGAATATGCTCCTGAACGTTTCCCTTTGTTTTCAACAACATCAATCCAGCGTTCGTCAAATGCTTTTTTGACAATTTCAAGATAATCTTGACCTAATGGTGCTAACGCAGCTAACACAATTTCTTGTGCCTTTTCATATGTAACATCAAAATCAACTTCATCCACCAATGGCACATACAAATCATAACTATGCACATCTGTTACGCCTAAAATTCTTTTACGCAATGATACAAAGCGATGTAACAATGGTAAATTAGCCGTTACCGTCTGACTTAGCGTATCAAAAACAGTCGTTGGGACGTTGTGTGGCAAGATAGCTGCTTCGCGCGCTGAATTATAATGTCGCACTTTAGCTAAAAAGTTATGTCCTTTAATGTGAGATGATAAAGTTGAAGCAAATGTGTTTTGCAAACCGATGTAACTGTCATATAATGTTTCAAATGCTTCACGGCGTAAATCTCGTGACTTTGATTCCAGTAACAAACTAAATAGCCCATTGGTCAAGGCTACAGTCTCACCAGATTCCGTATGTACATCCCCAAAAGTTATATCTGAATTATCAAGCGCACCAAATGTGTTCTCTGATGCATTAAAAATATCACCTACACCAGCTAATAATTTTTCTTGTTCCGCATCTAACGTGTGTGGCTTTAAAGCACGCAATGTTTCAAATAAATGTGCATACTGTTGTAAACCATCAGTCATTAAGTAAGCTGTCAATTTATCATCTGGTATGTTTAAAACTTCTGGTTGAAAATAGGCTGTTGCTTGACTTACTTCAGCCCAAAGTGCTTGTACGCGTGAATTGAAAGCCGCATACGACTGATTTGTTGTGTCTTGATCATAAATTTGATGTGCATATACATACACTTTTTCCAATTCCCGTTCTATTTTCAAATCTGCCTCTAAAGCAGACTGTAACAATGCAGCTGAATCGCCAACATGTCCAACAAAACGACTCAACATTTCCGCTTCCTGTTTAACAGCAGCAAAAGCGAGTTCCCAATCATTATCAGAATCAAAAATTGTAGACAGATCCCACGTAAGATCTTCAGGTACTTCATTGCGTAATAGTTGTGCCATAATATTAACGTTCAGTTATCGTTTTTAAATAATCCTCACCTTTGCAAACGATAACTGATACTTCTCCTCTACATGATATAATATCTTATTTTATCACTAATTTCTCACTTTACCTAGTTTTTCTTGTATCGATTCATACCATACGGGAACTTGTATCACTAGTATGTATTGCTCTTTTTGGACAATATATTTTTGTTGTACAAGTTCCTTTAAAAGACTCATTGATTGCTGCTTTTTAAAGTCTCTATCACCTAAAACATAATTATTTAATTTAGCTAAAAAAACATCTTGACGCACAACGTTTCCTAAGCCTATGTACTCAATAAGTAATAAAGATAGCATGCGCCAATGCCAATTAGGAATAGATAGACCAAAATGCCAACCTTGATGAATCCAAAGTGGTGCATTAAGCAGTAATCGTTGACGTTGATAAAGATAACACACTATTTTTTCATCTATACGTTTTTGAATCAGCAAGCTTTGTAACTTATAAATTTGCTTTTTAATATTAACATGTGACCTACCATCGCTTGTAACTGTTTCAAATAAATGATGACTATATTTTTCTGTGTAACTGACACGTTCAAAATCGTATTTTTTGAAATTTGTACGATGAATAAACTTTTTAATGTTTGGTAAATAAAACGTTAAATTCCCCTGCACTAAAAATTTTAAAATTGTTGTTTGAATCATATTTTTAACATAGTAGTCGTTGCCTAAAATCCAAATAACATGAATATTTTGACTTTTATACCCTGCATTACGCTGATCAAGTTTATGTTGCGAAATTGGACTGCATTGATATTCAATTGCTATTTGTTGATGCCCACGTTGCATTAAAAGATCAGGTCGTTGGTGAATTTTTGGTATCACTGCTTCAATTTTAATATCACCGAAATGTTGTAAGTATATCGCCAATTGTAATTTCCCTGCTAAATGCTGTGTTGTTTCATTTTCTGAAAATGTTGCACAAGTAGCTTTTGCATAATGAGCGAAATGTTTTTGTTTGATGTCACCACTTTTGAGTACAACCCTTTCTTTGCAACCAGGGCATACAAATTGTTGATTTTTAATCGCATCAGCTGCCTTGACATATTTTTGATTATCATTAAGTGCTATGATCATAAAAAGCGCCTCCAATTCATCATACGAATCGGTGACGCTTTGTTCACAATTACTTCAATTTCTTTTCTACCCAATTACTTAACCAAGTTAATAGTGTGATGACGATTAAATAGATCACAGCAATAATTGCCCACACTCTGAATCCTTGAGAATTGCGAGCAACGATCAATGTGCCAGTTTGAGTCAACTCTAGTAAACCAATGGCTGATAAAATTGACGTATCTTTTAACGTGATAATAAATTGATTGATAAAACTTGGTACCATAATACGTAGTCCTTGTGGCATGATAACGCGACGCATAGCACTACCGTATGGTAAACCAAGTGAACGCGCAGCCTCCATTTGACCCCGATTAACTGCTTCAAATCCACCACGTACAAAAGCACCAGTATAGGCACCCTCGTTTAAAATTAAAGTAATAATTCCTGCTGTAAATGCTGGAATTTTAACACCGGTCACACCTGGCAAACCAATATAAATAAAGAATGCCAACACCATTAACGGTAACCCACGGAAAATATAAATAATGGTTGTAGAGATAGTACGAACCCATCTGTATTCACTGACACCTAAAATTCCTAATAACACACCCCAAACTGAGGCTAAAATGATGGCTATGACCGTGAGTTCAAGGGTTTGCCATAAGCCTTTTAATAAAGCAGCCCGATTTGATGTCATAATGCCCCATATAGAGCTATTATCTTTCTTGTTACCAGAGAAAGTTGCTTGGCTAGCACCGAGGTATTTCGCTACAATTTTATCATATGTGCCATCTTTTTTGATAGCAGCAAAACCACGGTTAAATGAAGCCAATAATATTTTATTTTTGCCTTTTTCAACGGCAAATCCATATGAACCGGCGTTGCCTGGCTTATTAGCATTCATCACCTTTAAAGCCATGCCATTTTTGATAGCATACTGAATCACTGGCATATCCTCAAATGTTGCCGCCGAGTTGCCAACGACAACATCGTTGTACATGGTATCTGTATCATTAAAGTATTTCACTTTAAAACCATACTCTGTCTGCAGAGACTTGCCATACTCTGAAGCGGCTGTCCCAGTTTTCAAAGCAACTGTTTGACCCTTTAAATCACTTAATGATTTAATTTTACTGTTTTTTCCAACAATCCATGCAACGCCAGTTTTGTAATAAGGTGTTGAAAAATCATAAACTTCTTTACGTTCGGGCGTGATTGACATACCCGCGATAATACCATCAGCTTGCCCGTTAGAAACAAGTTGGGCCGCAGAATTATAGCTCATGGGCCGCATAGTATACGTAAAGTTTTCTCTCTTGGCAATAACTTTCATAGTATCTTGCTCTATGCCAACATAGTTACTATTTTTGTCTTGAAAAGTAAACGGCGCATAAGTTGCATCAGTCGTAATTGTATAATGCGGCTCAGCTGCATTAACTGTTGATACAAATGCAAACGATGAAACAAGTGTTGCCAACCCTAGTAAACATTTTTTAAACATTTTATGATATCCTCCCATATCTCACAAAAAAGTCGACCATATGGTCGGCTTTTTTATCTATCTTAACACCATTTCATTTATGCATGCATGACTTTACTTAAGAACTCTTGTAATCGTTCATTTTTTGGTGCATTAAAGATTTGTTCAGGCACGCCAGATTCTTGAATTTTACCTGCTTCGAAGAACACAACGCGGTCTGCTACTTGCTTAGCAAATCCCATTTCATGTGTAACGATAATCATTGTCATACCAGACTCAGCCAAATTCTTCATCACCTCCAACACATCACCCACCATTTCGGGATCCAATGCTGAAGTAGGTTCGTCAAAGAGCATCACATCTGGTTCCATTGCCAAAGCACGAGCAATGGCAATGCGTTGCTTTTGACCACCAGATAGTGAACTCACTGATACATCAGCTTTATCAACCAAATCCACTGTTTTAAGGAGTTCACGTGCTTTTTTCTCTGCAGCAACTTTATCCAATTTGCCAAGTTCCACAGGTGCTAACATAATGTTTTCCAGCACAGTATAATTATTAAACAAATTAAAATTCTGAAATACCATACCTATATTTTCACGCACTTTATTGATATCAGTGGCTTTTTCAGAAATATCAAAACCATCAACTACAATTGTGCCATTATCTGGTGTTTCTAATTGATTTAACATACGTAGAAACGTTGATTTTCCAGATCCTGAAGGACCAATCATAACTACCACTTCATTTTCAGCGATGTCTAACGAAATATCACGTAGCACATGGTTTTCACCATATGACTTATTGACTTTTTCAACATGTACTTTTACTTTTTTTTGTGTTTCGCTCATCATGCACGTGTCCTCTTTTCTACCCAATTACTCAACCATGTCAGCAAAGTAATCACAATTAAGTATATCACAGCCACAATTGCCCACACTCTAAATCCTTGTGAGTTACGAGAAACAATCAAAGAACCCGTTTGTGTTAACTCTAAAATACCAATCGCTGATAAAATAGAAGTGTCTTTCAACGTGATAATAAACTGATTAATAAAACTTGGTATCATGATTTTTAAGCCTTGTGGCACAACTACCTTACGCATAGACTTAGCATAAGACAATCCGAGAGATCTTGATGCCTCCATTTGTCCACGATCCACCGCCGCAAATCCACCTCGAACAAAAGCAGCAGTATAAGCACCTTCGTTTAAGACCAATGTTAACAATCCAGCAGTAAACGCTGGAATTTTCATGCCAATCACACTAGGTAAACCAATATAGATAAAGAATGCTAATACCATTAAAGGTAAGCCACGGAAAATATATATGATCGTTGTTGATAGACTCCGTAAAATTGAATTTTGACTGACACCCATGATGCCAAGTAAAATTCCCCAAACAGACGCCAAGATAATTGCTAAAACAGTCAGAAGCATAGTCTGCCACAAACCTTTTAAGAAAGCACCATCATTAGCTTTTAGTATACCAAGCACAGAACTATTGTCTTGTTTGCTGCCAGTAAATGTTGTCGCACTAGCACCTAAATATTTTGCAACAATTTTATCATACGTACCATCTTTTTTTATCTCTGCAAAACCGCGATTAAAATCCGCTAGTAACTGCGTATTTTTACCTTTTTGAACACCAAAACCATACCACCCAGCTTGAATTGGTGATTTTGAATTCATAACCTTCAATTGTGTGCCATTTTTTACAGCGTATTGAATAACGGGCAAATCACCAAAAGTTGCTTGTGCGTTCCCATTAATCACATCATTGTACAATGTATCAGAATCATTAAAATAAGTGACTTTGAAACCATATTTTTTTTGTACTGACAGCGCATAGTCGGCCCCTGAGGTACCTGTTTTCAAAGCAACAGTCTGTCCTTTTAAATCACTTAATGACTTAATATTTGATTCTTTTTTGACAGCCCAGCCAATACCTGATCGATAATATGGTGTGCCAAAATCAAATACCGCTTTACGTTCATCTGTAATCGACATTCCAGCAATGACACCATCAGCCTGTCCAGAAGATACTGACTGTGTCGCAGCATTAAAGCTCATAGGCTTTAACGTATAAGTAAACCCTTGCCGTTTAGCAATGGTTTTCAAAATTTCTTGATCAATACCTGTATATTGATTATTTTTATCTTGAAAATCAAATGGTGGATACGTCGCATCTGTTGTAATAATGTAATTTGGCGTTTGAGCCGCATTGATATTATTACTCGTAACAAGAAACGTCATTAATGCTAGCAGACCAACAATTAAACTTTTTACTATTTTTTTCATAATAACTCCATTTTACCAAAAAATATGTGATGACAAGTAATCTTATGTTAGGTTTTTTAACACACTTATTATTTTACTAATGACCCATTATAACAATGTGACCACCTTCTAATATAAAAAACACTTCGCAGATTAACCGTTAGCACTGGTTAATCTGCGAAGTGTGCCAATATCTCATTGCCTTTTATACTAAGCTTACTTTAATTATTATTTATGGATGTACTGGTACTTTAATGTCACCTGCAATAATTTTCTTTTGTGCCGATTGCACTGCTGACCATACGTTGTCTGAAGCTGAATCCTTAGCCAAAGCCACGCCCTTCTCTTTTAGACCGTATGTGATTGTTTTGCCACCTGGGAAATTACCCTTACGGCCATCATTTGAAAGTGATTCAACTGCATGATCCACACGTTTAACCGCTGAAACAAGTGTAAAGTTTGACTTTTCGTTGTTTTTAGCCGTATAAGCCCCGTCCTGCTTTTGATCCATATCAACACCAATCACCCAAATCTTATGGTCGGAATCAGCTGTCAACTTTTGATTATTAGCTTTTGCCTCAGAGAAAACACCTGACCCTGTGCCACCAGCTGCTTGGAAAATAACATCCGCACCACCAGCTACCATTGATGCAGCGATTGTTTTTCCTTTAGCAGCATCAGTAAATGAATCAGCATACTGTGATACGATTTTAATATTTGGGTCTGTTGCTGCAACACCAGCTTTAAATCCTGCTTCAAAGGTATCGATGATATCGCCATGAATACCACCAATAAAACCAACTGTTTTTGATTTTGTTTGTTTAGCCGCTGCAACACCAGCTAAATATGATGACTGTTCAGACTTGAACATTAACGAAGCCACATTCTTGTCAGGAATCACTGAGTCTATGATCGCAAAATTTGTCTTTGGGTTAGCTTTGGCAACCGTATTCATTGCCGGTGCCGCTGCAAAACCAACACCGTATACTAATTTATAGCCACCTTTGACTGCTGTTTGTAAATTTGTTTTAATATCTGATGTATCAGTACTTTGAAAATAATTAAATCCTTTTGTGCCTTGTTTGAGATTGTTATCTTTACCATACGCCTTTAAACCAGACCATGCTGATTGGTTAAAAGAGCGGTCATCTACACCACCACCATCAGTCACTAAGGCAACTGTGTAGTTGTTCTTACCCATTGACTGTGAACCACTACCTCGTGTCGCAGCGTAAATACCACCACCAACAACTGCGACTGCAATAATACCAATACCAATTTGTGCTGAACGTTGCATAATTAAAAATGTGTGTAAGTACCCAAAATCGACTTACACCTCTCCTCTCAAAAAGTTATATACTCATTATGCGTCATTTTCTCTTTGAAACCATGATAAAATGATTAAAATTTAGCAAAAAAGGCGAACTTTATATTTTTATTTAATTTTTCGTTCGTATTTTAAAACTTTTTATTAAATATGGTTCGGATTTTGGTAAAATAATCATATGACATATCACATCACACATACAATTGAACCATGGATGCCAGCAGGCGCCTTAAAAGCAAAATCGGATTATGCGACAATTGCGGTCGCTTTAGGTTGGCATAAATTACCCTTAATGCGCTATAACGATGCACGTTTCTCTAATGAGACGCGCTTACAAAAAATTTCCGAATGGTTAACAGATGTTAAACCAAAAGATCTTGTTCTTCATCAATTTCCAACTTATATGAGCGCTGAATTTGAACGTCAATTTGTCCATACGTTAAAACACCTCAATGTTTGTCGTGCTATTGTAATTCATGACATTGAACCCTTGAGATTGGTTAAGCAAGATGCTTGGGAATATCAGATTTTAAACCAATATGATTTTATTATTGTCCATTCCAAAGACATGAAAAATCAGTTACAAGCCAATGGTGTAAAAGCCGCCTTTATTGTGCAACCGTTATTTGACTATCTCAGTCAGCCACGCCCAACTGCTTTATTTAGCCGTAATATAAACTTTGCTGGCACTTTTCAAAAATCTCCTTGGTTACAGAGTTACACTGGTCCAAACTTAACTCTCTTTGGTTCAAAACCAAAAAAATGGCAAAACATTGATTTTTCAACACATATCAATTATCAAGGTAATTTTGATCCCGAAGAAATTGTTAACCACCTGACTGATGGTTATGGTCTCATCTGGGATAGTGATTTCGATGATAAAACTTATCAAACCTACACACGTTATAATACACCTCACAAGGCTAGCTTATACCTACGCGCAGGCTTGCCATTAATTGCTTGGTCTCAAAGTGCTATCGGACAATTTATTGTCAATCACAAACTAGGTTTTGTCATTAATAATTTAACTGATCTCAATCTAAAATTACATGCGATAAATGAGGCACAATATCAATTATGGCAGACTAATATACAAATAATTGCTGATCATGTGGGTCGCGGTGACTACACGAAAAATACATTGCTTCGACTCAGTGCATACCAAAAAGATCATTACTTATCTAAGTAATGATCTTTTTATTTAGAGGTAATAACCGGAGTCGAACCGGCGATGACGGTTTTGCAGACCGTTGCCTTACCACTTGGCTATATTACCATTATTAAAAACTATTGTAACAATAATGAACTTACAAACAGCGAATAACATTAAATAAATCATCTGTTATTTTTTTCATTACAACAACATTTACAATTATATGTGAAAATGATTCAAATTACAAATACTTTGTTACTTTGAATCATTTTCCATGACATCGCCAGCGACAATTTCAATATTTGGCGTCACTGTACCATCTGATAACCAAACAGGTGTATGTGTTTTCGGATCCCACCACCCCTTAACATTCACACGTTTATCAAGCATCAAATCAGTACCATATGGTAAATCTAGCACATTAATTAGACTAGGTTCAATAGCTAGGGCCGTTTCAATTACCAGTGGCATGAAATTTTCAGAATTTTCGTTCCATTGCGCCGTGTCGTTATCAGCAAATAGCAGCCATCCTGAATCTTGTGATGTTGTGGGCGCCAATTCTCGGTATATCCAACGTAAATTACCAGTGCCATCTATCAAATGCTTTGAAGCCAATACAACAGCTTCAGGCTGATTAAATACTGAGCGCATAAGTCATCTCCCTAGCATGTTCAAAAACATGTTTTCTTTCAACAAGAACTACTCTAATTATATCTCATAACTTATTGATTACAAAATAACAAATTTTTAACCTAATTTATTTTCCAATAAAATTTGTGTCATATTCGTATCCATTTCAGGGGTGCGACGCCATTCTTCCCAGCCATCATACTCTAATGGTAATAATTGGTAATGGTCATTGATATAGTTTTCCAATTTTTCAACAGATGACGAACGTGCAATATTCATTTTTAAAATACGAACACGTTTGATGTACCCATGCTCAGCAGCATACTCTGAGCGACCATTATGTGTAATATTTCCGAGTTCAAAGTAAATCGAATCATCATTGCGTGTGATTTCTTCTATGAGATTAAATGTCTCTTTCATGTTTGATTCTCACTTTCTGCTGCTTAACGTTGGTACGTACAATGAACCAACTGGCAATCCAAATACTCAATAAAATCCCAAGCATACCAAGTAACATTGTTACAATTTCTGTCATCAATAATTTGGCATTTACAAACATTGCAATTGGATAGCGTAGGCGAACAAACCAAATAAGTAGCGGTATGTTGGCACCCAACACCCCAAAAAACAGAGTATTAATCGCGGTTCCTAAAATCTGGCCACCGATAATACGTGAATGCGCATACAAACTAGTACTGGTCATATCAGGTGATCGTTCAATTACTTCATTTAGATCTGCCGAAATTGCCATGGCTGCTTCTGCAACAGCACCTAACACTGAAATCACCATCACAACCATGGCGATGTTGTTAAATGATAATCCCACAGTCAAAGATAATCCTTCTAGTTCTTCTGAATTTTCCGTTGTAAACCCTTGAAATTGGCCAAAATATTGTAATATAATTGATAAGGCCATTAAAATAGCCACAACAATAATACTCGTTTTAAAAGCTGTATTGGTTACTTCAATATTATCTGAACCTAGGTAAATAGCAACTGCCAAAATAATAACACTGATAATAGCTGTTACAATATAAGCATTAAATTGCCAATTAATCAAAATAATTAAAATAAAGATAGCAAAAAAATTGCATACTAGTCCCAAAAAAGCTTTGACGCCCTGAATGTGACCGACAATAATCATTAATACAAACAATATAATAACAAGAATTCCGATTGCATTCATAGTTTGGTCACCTTTCTTGCCATGATCCAACCAACTAAAGCGCTCGTAACTGGCACTGCCAAAACAATACCAATACCCGAAATCACTGTTTGTAATATCCCTAAATTCATAGTTTGGTCCATAATATAAGTCCAGTTATTACCGTTACGCAACATTAAAAACACCATTGGCATCGTTTCCGCAATAAATATCATAAACAACACATTAATCAGTGTCCCCATAATTTCACGACCTACAGACATACCAGCATGCCAGTAATCGCTAAAATGACGTGTTATTCCTTCCCGGCGCATACCAAATTGCATCGCCACAATATCTGCCGCTTCATCCATCACAGCTCCCAGTACGCCGATAATCGTTTGAGCCATAAACAGTGTCACTGGCACCTGTGTGACATAAGACATTGTTTCAAAATGGACACCGGCATTATTAGTTAAACGTAAAACACAAAGCAACAAGCCGATGGTTAACGTTGTTGTCAACAACGTTGTCAGTAACGTAATGCCCATTTGCAACGTTTTACCTAATACCAAAGCCAAACTAGCCGTTGCAAACAATATCGCTAGTACGCTAAATAGCAGTAAAACATTTGCATCTTTACTGTGCACATTAATAAAAAGCGCGAACCCAAATAATAAGATATTAATCACTAAACTAAACATTAGCCAGCTTGTTGCTCGCCATTTACTATAAATGAGCAATAAACCAACTAATAAAGTGGCAACCGCACCAACTACTGCATCGCGTTTTAATGATAAAATATGCTTAGTGGCACCAATATTTTCTAATAATAATTGGTCTCCAACACGATATTTATTGGAAATAACCTGTGATTGTGCATAGCTGTTACTCACGTAGATAGTTTTTTTAGCATGATTTAACAATTTAACGGTTAGTTTTTGTGTCATAATAAAGTCTGAATTTTGATGTTCATCCGTTATTTTTTGCGTTTCTTTCTCACTAACTCTTGTGACTTGACCAACTGGATTAGTGTACAAAAACGCATCATGTCGCAAAAATAACCAAGCCATCGCAACTATCATGAGTACCAACCAATATTTTTTTGTTTTCTTAATAAACGTCAATTTTCCAACCGTCGATTTTTGCCATTAACCTCTATTAATCGTGCCAAAAATTTAATACGCTGCATCAAACGTGCAGCCTTCCCTGTATCACGATCGTCACGTGTTTCGGATAAATAGGTGGTCATTTCATTCATATCAAAGTTAGATGTCATAAATGTCGTTAGTTCATTTTGCATGCGATATTCCAAAATAACCCCCAAAATATCATCACGAATCCACATACTTAAATTTTCAGCACCTAAATCATCCAAAATTAATACAGTCGTTGTTTTAGTTTGCATAATGAGTTTTTCTCTCACATCGCTGTTTTTACCAATTGTATTCTTTAAATCAACCGCAAAAGAAGGAAAATGAACAAGCATGACATCAATATTATTAGCCGCTAACGCATTTGCTAAAGCGCCCATTAAATAGGTTTTTCCTACGCCAAATTCACCATATACATATAATCCTTGCACATACGCATCATCTTTTTTAAGCAATTGTGTCAAAATATCTACAATTGCCGTCACCACATTTGCACGACCAGAATCAACTACAATTGTCTGCAAATCAGCATCACGAATAGCCTTTGGCATCTTGTAAGATGTCAATTTTTCAGCCTGCATTAACTGTTTTTGTGTACTTTCATCAGCAACGTAACGAACATGCGGGTACCCCTTTTCAATCGCTAATTGTGGATAATACCCAGGATATAGTGACTTTTCCCCACGTGAAATACGTTCTTTTTGCTGCACAAATTCATGTAGGTCCATCATCTTTAATTGGAAAGCGTCTTGGCGTAATTTTGTTTGATTTTCGGCCCAAAAATGGCGAACATCTTCGTCATTAGCAATTTGTTTCACGACTTCAGCCAGTGAGGTTTCTTCAATTTTAGAATATTTTTGTTGCAATTGTTTTAGTATTTCTGATAAGTTTTGCATATTAGTTTTTCGTCTTTATATTTTTCAACTTTGCCAAAGCAGCAGCAGCTTCGTCATTATTAGCATTCGTCTCTACTTTGGCTTTAGTTTGCGGTGGGTTCGCATTTGCTTTAACAAATTTTGGTGTCGTCTTTTCCGACTTTTGACTACGACTAAATCGTTTTTCTTGTCTCGCTTGATTGGCTTTCTGCCGTTGCTGAATTTGTATTAATGCTTTTTCTGGTGAATCAACACGATTTTGAGTCCAAGAATCAGCAATCGTCGTGACTAATGCGGCTTTTAAACTATCGTTTTGTAAGCCAATCAAAACATAATGCACTAAAATATTGACAACTGACATAGATAATGTACTCTGTGAAATGAGATAATCGACTAAGTCACGTTCATTTTTTAACACAAGCCCATTTTTTAAGGTTGTCTTTACATAACCCAAAAAATCTTGTGCATTCGTTGTACTGGCAATTTCAATTAACGCCCGTGCCTCAGTGTTTTTTATTTCTGGTACAGTTACCTTGGGTTCAGACTGTTTGTCAACAGTTTCTATCGCCACTTTTCGTGTTATT
It encodes the following:
- a CDS encoding ABC transporter substrate-binding protein/permease, whose translation is MTFLVTSNNINAAQTPNYIITTDATYPPFDFQDKNNQYTGIDQEILKTIAKRQGFTYTLKPMSFNAATQSVSSGQADGVIAGMSITDERKAVFDFGTPYYRSGIGWAVKKESNIKSLSDLKGQTVALKTGTSGADYALSVQKKYGFKVTYFNDSDTLYNDVINGNAQATFGDLPVIQYAVKNGTQLKVMNSKSPIQAGWYGFGVQKGKNTQLLADFNRGFAEIKKDGTYDKIVAKYLGASATTFTGSKQDNSSVLGILKANDGAFLKGLWQTMLLTVLAIILASVWGILLGIMGVSQNSILRSLSTTIIYIFRGLPLMVLAFFIYIGLPSVIGMKIPAFTAGLLTLVLNEGAYTAAFVRGGFAAVDRGQMEASRSLGLSYAKSMRKVVVPQGLKIMIPSFINQFIITLKDTSILSAIGILELTQTGSLIVSRNSQGFRVWAIVAVIYLIVITLLTWLSNWVEKRTRA
- a CDS encoding YibE/F family protein → MNAIGILVIILFVLMIIVGHIQGVKAFLGLVCNFFAIFILIILINWQFNAYIVTAIISVIILAVAIYLGSDNIEVTNTAFKTSIIVVAILMALSIILQYFGQFQGFTTENSEELEGLSLTVGLSFNNIAMVVMVISVLGAVAEAAMAISADLNEVIERSPDMTSTSLYAHSRIIGGQILGTAINTLFFGVLGANIPLLIWFVRLRYPIAMFVNAKLLMTEIVTMLLGMLGILLSIWIASWFIVRTNVKQQKVRIKHERDI
- a CDS encoding immunity protein Imm33 domain-containing protein, which codes for MRSVFNQPEAVVLASKHLIDGTGNLRWIYRELAPTTSQDSGWLLFADNDTAQWNENSENFMPLVIETALAIEPSLINVLDLPYGTDLMLDKRVNVKGWWDPKTHTPVWLSDGTVTPNIEIVAGDVMENDSK
- a CDS encoding sugar transferase — encoded protein: MTYHITHTIEPWMPAGALKAKSDYATIAVALGWHKLPLMRYNDARFSNETRLQKISEWLTDVKPKDLVLHQFPTYMSAEFERQFVHTLKHLNVCRAIVIHDIEPLRLVKQDAWEYQILNQYDFIIVHSKDMKNQLQANGVKAAFIVQPLFDYLSQPRPTALFSRNINFAGTFQKSPWLQSYTGPNLTLFGSKPKKWQNIDFSTHINYQGNFDPEEIVNHLTDGYGLIWDSDFDDKTYQTYTRYNTPHKASLYLRAGLPLIAWSQSAIGQFIVNHKLGFVINNLTDLNLKLHAINEAQYQLWQTNIQIIADHVGRGDYTKNTLLRLSAYQKDHYLSK
- a CDS encoding BMP family lipoprotein, translated to MQRSAQIGIGIIAVAVVGGGIYAATRGSGSQSMGKNNYTVALVTDGGGVDDRSFNQSAWSGLKAYGKDNNLKQGTKGFNYFQSTDTSDIKTNLQTAVKGGYKLVYGVGFAAAPAMNTVAKANPKTNFAIIDSVIPDKNVASLMFKSEQSSYLAGVAAAKQTKSKTVGFIGGIHGDIIDTFEAGFKAGVAATDPNIKIVSQYADSFTDAAKGKTIAASMVAGGADVIFQAAGGTGSGVFSEAKANNQKLTADSDHKIWVIGVDMDQKQDGAYTAKNNEKSNFTLVSAVKRVDHAVESLSNDGRKGNFPGGKTITYGLKEKGVALAKDSASDNVWSAVQSAQKKIIAGDIKVPVHP
- a CDS encoding YibE/F family protein; the protein is MTFIKKTKKYWLVLMIVAMAWLFLRHDAFLYTNPVGQVTRVSEKETQKITDEHQNSDFIMTQKLTVKLLNHAKKTIYVSNSYAQSQVISNKYRVGDQLLLENIGATKHILSLKRDAVVGAVATLLVGLLLIYSKWRATSWLMFSLVINILLFGFALFINVHSKDANVLLLFSVLAILFATASLALVLGKTLQMGITLLTTLLTTTLTIGLLLCVLRLTNNAGVHFETMSYVTQVPVTLFMAQTIIGVLGAVMDEAADIVAMQFGMRREGITRHFSDYWHAGMSVGREIMGTLINVLFMIFIAETMPMVFLMLRNGNNWTYIMDQTMNLGILQTVISGIGIVLAVPVTSALVGWIMARKVTKL